The Erwinia billingiae Eb661 nucleotide sequence GTTAGGGGCCTTGCTGCTGTGCCTGTCCGATCAGGCGATGGTGATGCTGGCGCGCGTCTGGCAAGAGGTGCCGACGGGCGCGGCAACGGCGTTGATCGGCGCACCCGTTCTGCTTTGGCTGTTACCCCGCCTGCGACACGCCAGCCAGCCTGCAGTCTCCGGCCAGTATGGCGAGTTACCGACTGAGCGCCAGCGGCCAGCAGGATGGATTGCCGGTGGCGGCGTTCTGCTGCTGGCGACATTAGTGGTGGTGCTGATGGTAGGACGCGACAGCCAGGGCATTCATTGGGCGGGTGACGACCTCTGGCGCGTCTGGCCCTGGCGCTGGCCGCGCACCCTGGCGGCATTGAGTGCCGGTGTGATGCTCGCCGCAGCGGGCACCTTGATACAAAAACTCACCGCCAATGTGATGGGCAGTCCGGAAGTGTTAGGCATCAGCGCCGGCGCGGCGTCAGGGGTGGTGCTCACTCTGTTCCTGCTGCCCGCCGGCGGATTCGCAGCGATGTTAGTGGCGGGGAGCGGCGGCGCGGCAATCACCCTGGCGGCCATTTTGCTGGTGGCGGGCAGGCGCCATTTCTCCACCCAGCGCCTGTTACTGGCGGGCATTGCCTTAGGCACGCTGTTTTCTGCCATCATTTCACTGTTACTGGCCAGCGGCGATCCGCGCCTCGGTAACCTGCTGAGCTGGATTTCCGGTTCGACTTACGGCGTCGAGCCGCCGCAGGCCATCGCCAGCGCGGGGCTCGCACTGGTGCTGATGCTGTTAATGCCGTTGTGCCGTCGCTGGCTGAACGTTATGCCGTTGGGCGGCGATACCGTCAGAGCGCTGGGCGTACCGCTGATGCGCTCCCGGCTGATCGTTCTGTTGCTGGCCTCGATACTGACGGCGGGCGCAACCTTAACGGTCGGCCCGTTGAGTTTTATCGGGCTGATGTCACCGCATATGGCGCGCATTCTCGGTTTCCGCCGCGCGATGCCGCAACTGGCGATGGCCGCGATCGTCGGTGCACTGCTGATGCTGCTGGCCGACTGGTGTGGCCGGATGGTGTTATTCCCCAACCAAATCCCGGCCGGACTGCTCACCACCTTTATCGGCGCGCCGTACTTTATTTTCCTGCTCAGATCGCAGGGAAAAGGGTGATGTAGGTTGGCGGTGAGTGGAGCCTGTTAGTGGTGGGTAAAATGATAGTATTTTATTGAAAAACACCCAATAACGATAAAATATTATCGTTTTTAGATCGCTCACTTAACGCGCAATAGATGGAAAGTATTTTTAAAAGTGATAATATTATGACGTTTTGATCCTTAAAAAGCGGAAATAGTATCGTTATGGCACAAAAAACAGCTCCTTTATTACCCCATACCCAAAAGCTGCTGGCAGGGTTGGGCGAGCGTCTGAAAATGGCCCGCTTACGAAGGAAACTGACCGCCAAACAGGTTGCAGAGCGTGCGGGCATGACAGCGGTAACCCTTCGCTCATTGGAGTCTGGCAGCGCGGGAGTGACAATAGGTGCCTGGCTTTCAGTTATGCAGGTCCTTGGGCTGGAAAACGATCTGGCAAAGCTGATTGCCGATGATGAGCTTGGTCGACAGCTTCAGGACGCCCGTCTGATGGGGGATAAAACTGTGAGAGCCAGGAAACCAATTAAGACCGATAAGATTGAGCGACGCAATCGGACCAAAGCCGCCACGGTTAAATCAGACGAGCTGATTGCCACATTCGATAACTCCTCCGCAAAAGAGCCGGCCAGCCCTGAATATAAGTCAGTGCAGAACAAGGGATTGAGAGAACCCGCAGCAGTAGGTAAAACGGCAACCGAATTGGTTGCCCTACTGAAACCAGTCAACAAAAAGGATGAGGACTGACAATGACCATGATCGGTGTCTATGCAGATTGGGAAGGACTGCCTGCTGCGAAACGAATTGGATTTCTGCATGTCCGTAAGACACGTGCGCGGGAATTATTTGAGTTCCAGTATGATCCCCTCGCATTAGCCGATCCCAGCCTGGGGTATCTGCAACTTGACCCTGATATTCATTTGTATCCGGGACCCCAATACCCTTCTCAGCATCGCGAGAGTTTCGGGGTCATTGGTGATTCCAGTCCTGACAGATGGGGGCGAGTCCTGATGGATCGACGTCTTGAAAGGGATATCAGAGCCGGCACTGAGCCCGGGGGAACACGGCTTTATGAGTCGGATTATCTGCTGGGTGTACACGATCTTTATAGAGTCGGTGCGCTTCGTTATCGCCGTGAAGATCGTGGGGAGTTTCTTGACGACAGAGCAGGGATCGCCGCGCCACCCTTTACGGAAATTCATGCTCTGGAAAGGGCCAGCATCGCGTTGGAGCAGGATCCTGATAACCGTGATCCTCAGGGGCAGGAGTG carries:
- the fhuB gene encoding Fe(3+)-hydroxamate ABC transporter permease FhuB; amino-acid sequence: MVTLNARRAGKPHRTPFALILLTLAVAATLILSLSNAQQLLPHHLWAATILHPDKTDIQQVLFYYSFLPRVAISLLVGAGLALAGVLFQQVLRNPLAEPATLGVASGAQMGVTLASLGMLPAGIVGQQGAAMLGALVIAVVVFGTAWGKKLSPVTLILAGLVLSLYCSALNSLLAIFHFQELQSLFLWSSGALNQQDWSAVQSLLPRLIPCLLLALMLVRPLTLLGVDDDVAQQLGLGLSSARFVALALAVVLSAFMVNAVGVVGFIGLFAPLLAKLLGARRLLHRLLLAPVLGALLLCLSDQAMVMLARVWQEVPTGAATALIGAPVLLWLLPRLRHASQPAVSGQYGELPTERQRPAGWIAGGGVLLLATLVVVLMVGRDSQGIHWAGDDLWRVWPWRWPRTLAALSAGVMLAAAGTLIQKLTANVMGSPEVLGISAGAASGVVLTLFLLPAGGFAAMLVAGSGGAAITLAAILLVAGRRHFSTQRLLLAGIALGTLFSAIISLLLASGDPRLGNLLSWISGSTYGVEPPQAIASAGLALVLMLLMPLCRRWLNVMPLGGDTVRALGVPLMRSRLIVLLLASILTAGATLTVGPLSFIGLMSPHMARILGFRRAMPQLAMAAIVGALLMLLADWCGRMVLFPNQIPAGLLTTFIGAPYFIFLLRSQGKG
- a CDS encoding helix-turn-helix domain-containing protein; its protein translation is MAQKTAPLLPHTQKLLAGLGERLKMARLRRKLTAKQVAERAGMTAVTLRSLESGSAGVTIGAWLSVMQVLGLENDLAKLIADDELGRQLQDARLMGDKTVRARKPIKTDKIERRNRTKAATVKSDELIATFDNSSAKEPASPEYKSVQNKGLREPAAVGKTATELVALLKPVNKKDED